A segment of the Deltaproteobacteria bacterium genome:
TCTTCATTGCTTCACCCATTCACCTATTCTCCGATTCTGGCATTAACTGTCTCATAAGGAGGAACTATGCCACTCAAAGCTGCAAAAGATTCCATTGACCTTGGTATTTTCGTCAGTGACATCAAGAAAAGTCTGGCTTTTTATCAGGGTATTCTGGGGCTTGAGAAAACTGAGGAATTAGCCACTGGCTTTGGCACGCTGCACCGTTTGAAGTTCGGCAATAGCGACGTCAAGCTGATGGACCCAAAGAACGTCCCACCTGCTGGCGCCATTGGCTTAGAGAAACAACTTGGGATTCGCTATCTCACCTTTGTAATCAAAGGCCTGACCGAACTCTGCGCCGAACTCAAAGGTAAAGGTGTCGAGTTTACGATTCCTGAAACGCAGATTCGTCCAGGGACTCGCATCGCGATGGTCAAAGATCCCGACGGCAATATTCTTGAGTTCGTAGAACGAGGATAACAATTTGTTGGTGGGGCACACGGCTGTGCCCCTGATCTTTTAGAAAGTGTTTTTTAATTCGTATTTTCCGTCGTCACCATCCGCAGCGTGCGCCGGATACTGGCCAAGTACACCATAGCGTCACTGGAAACGGTGGTATGTTCGAAGTCCCGACACAAGCGCCGCTAGCGCCCCAGCCAACCGAAGGACCGCTCCACCACCCAGCGGCGGGGCAACACGGTAAAGCCTTTGGCGTCTGCCGAACGGCGCACCACCTCCAAGCGC
Coding sequences within it:
- a CDS encoding VOC family protein, which encodes MPLKAAKDSIDLGIFVSDIKKSLAFYQGILGLEKTEELATGFGTLHRLKFGNSDVKLMDPKNVPPAGAIGLEKQLGIRYLTFVIKGLTELCAELKGKGVEFTIPETQIRPGTRIAMVKDPDGNILEFVERG